In a single window of the Phycisphaerales bacterium genome:
- a CDS encoding MFS transporter → MATVASERNVARATGAARPRTRFVLIGHLAFTILNATLFGNTVWVLPMLVQLRFGASDDALRAWQTMAITAAIPTALVLSIFWGELLRRMSLRVYLLLFWLVTIVPLGGIGLVTNYWQLLVLNLISAVGLAGWAPVSGTLLKRFYPDSHHGRIYAVLSMAAHAAGLATVYLVGIWLERDPNAFRIYLPLSAATYLLGVLMLCLLVRVTGPDAPPRVRTTRSWSALVQPIFSMHRVLAQDRTFARYEAAFMTYGGVHVLRCPAAHPGDDQARHGLPGLRPLHPDGRQNLAVGADPADRVAQRSHRRGAHLRPLLRRADGLPPAAAQRPVRDGHRSGVGGTRHRPGGRRHGLDARSACTGGHPGEGAAIHGHPRHARRCARRAVPVPWCRSLQADGLVHRAAHRGGLCLPARISPNGHARTYAAKRAPCDHRNVACQPPGPRHTTGHRRRPAGLQSGAALIARVNSERSAKFTTPSQFMSPASVIVIRLPSAS, encoded by the coding sequence ATGGCCACGGTCGCATCTGAGCGCAACGTCGCCCGCGCGACTGGCGCCGCGCGCCCGCGCACGCGCTTCGTGCTCATCGGGCATCTCGCCTTCACGATTCTGAATGCGACCCTCTTCGGCAATACCGTCTGGGTCCTCCCGATGCTCGTGCAGCTCCGTTTCGGCGCGAGTGACGATGCGCTTCGCGCGTGGCAGACGATGGCGATTACCGCGGCGATCCCCACCGCCCTGGTGCTCTCCATCTTCTGGGGGGAACTGCTGCGCCGCATGTCACTGCGGGTGTACCTGTTGCTATTCTGGTTGGTAACCATCGTCCCGCTCGGCGGCATCGGCCTGGTCACGAACTATTGGCAATTGCTGGTCCTGAACCTGATCTCGGCCGTCGGGCTGGCCGGCTGGGCGCCGGTCTCCGGCACGCTGCTCAAACGCTTCTATCCCGATTCGCACCACGGCCGCATCTACGCCGTGCTCAGCATGGCGGCGCATGCCGCGGGCCTGGCCACCGTGTACCTCGTGGGCATCTGGCTGGAGCGCGATCCGAACGCGTTTCGGATCTACTTGCCACTGTCCGCCGCCACGTACCTCCTCGGGGTACTCATGCTCTGCCTGCTGGTGCGCGTGACGGGACCGGACGCGCCGCCACGCGTGCGGACCACGCGGTCGTGGAGCGCCCTGGTACAGCCGATCTTCAGCATGCACCGCGTGCTGGCGCAGGATCGGACGTTCGCGCGGTACGAAGCCGCCTTCATGACTTACGGTGGCGTTCATGTTCTGCGATGCCCTGCTGCCCATCCTGGCGACGACCAAGCTCGGCATGGCCTACCAGGACTTCGCCCACTCCACCCAGATGGCCGCCAAAATCTCGCTGTTGGCGCTGACCCTGCCGATCGGGTGGCTCAACGATCGCATCGGCGCGGTGCGCATCTGCGCCCTCTCCTTCGGCGTGCTGACGGTCTACCCCCTGCTGCTGCTCAGCGCCCAGTCCGTGACGGGCATCGGTCTGGCGTCGGTGGTACTCGGCATCGGCCTGGCGGGCGTCGGCATGGGCTGGATGCTCGGTCCGCTTGCACTGGCGGGCACCCCGGAGAAGGCGCCGCAATACATGGCCATCCACGCCACGCTCGTCGGTGTGCGCGCCGTGCTGTTCCAGTTCCTTGGTGTCGGTCTCTACAAGCTGACGGGCTCGTTCACCGTGCCGCTCATCGTGGCGGCCTGTGCCTTCCTGCTCGGATCAGTCCAAATGGTCATGCTCGAACGTACGCTGCGAAGCGCGCGCCGTGCGACCACCGCAACGTTGCCTGTCAGCCCCCCGGACCCCGTCACACCACCGGCCACCGGCGCCGCCCTGCCGGCCTCCAGTCTGGCGCGGCCTTGATCGCCCGCGTGAACAGCGAGAGGTCGGCGAAGTTCACCACCCCGTCGCAGTTCATGTCGCCCGCCAGCGTCATCGTGATCAGGTTGCCGTCCGCATCGTGA
- a CDS encoding RHS repeat-associated core domain-containing protein, with amino-acid sequence MLAIGDDVVTISDISGFNAALRADWTGLSVAYDWDAENRLVRVRPVAGTEAAGVSKVEFEYDSGWRRVRKTVTPWDEQASGWAGTPSLDRRFLWSGWRMLLEFDILAGEPNEPLRALSWGLDLAGLGGSQGGRASAGLFEQAGTIGGLLAVREYDLSGGPSPADPVDYVYLYDANGNVGQVVDWSHDAQQPGAALAARYEYDPYGGVTKAEGSYAADNAWRFSTKQWDDETGLGYWGYRYYSPSLGRWVSRDPLEELGGLHLYVYANNAAVVYYDSFGLMPPDSKINRYLDAVINGKQPSPPPSSQDCGPGVLLLVGKWCASPEEFDAAAAAFWATAQKQVMCIFDCEVTAHACLCVDGALLGAAQLIPLDKVKCFEALKLRLIKGSADTTNFGRIVAELVRQKLGCTRAAEFMHKVMNEIKRTRLGPGLRTSIVAVESGIAIVCSVKCLLDDSYRQ; translated from the coding sequence GTGCTCGCAATTGGTGACGATGTGGTCACGATTTCCGATATCAGCGGCTTCAACGCAGCGCTCAGAGCCGACTGGACCGGCCTGTCGGTCGCCTACGACTGGGACGCCGAGAACCGCCTGGTCCGCGTGCGGCCGGTCGCGGGGACCGAGGCCGCGGGTGTCAGCAAGGTCGAGTTCGAGTATGATTCGGGTTGGCGGCGGGTGCGGAAGACCGTGACGCCGTGGGACGAGCAGGCGAGCGGCTGGGCGGGTACTCCGTCGCTGGATCGCCGGTTCCTCTGGTCGGGGTGGCGGATGCTGCTGGAGTTCGACATCCTGGCGGGCGAGCCGAACGAGCCCCTGCGGGCGCTGTCCTGGGGCCTGGACCTCGCGGGCCTGGGCGGGTCGCAGGGCGGCCGGGCGTCGGCCGGGCTGTTCGAGCAGGCCGGGACGATCGGCGGGCTGCTGGCCGTGCGGGAGTACGACCTGAGCGGAGGGCCGTCGCCAGCCGATCCGGTCGACTACGTCTACCTGTACGACGCGAACGGCAACGTGGGGCAGGTGGTGGACTGGTCGCACGATGCGCAGCAGCCCGGCGCCGCGCTCGCCGCCCGCTACGAGTACGACCCCTACGGCGGCGTGACGAAGGCCGAGGGCAGCTACGCCGCCGACAACGCCTGGCGCTTCAGCACGAAACAGTGGGATGATGAGACCGGGTTGGGGTACTGGGGCTACCGGTACTACTCGCCGAGCCTGGGAAGGTGGGTGTCGAGGGATCCTTTGGAGGAGCTCGGCGGGCTGCACCTCTACGTATACGCGAACAATGCGGCAGTGGTGTATTACGACAGCTTCGGTCTCATGCCACCGGACAGCAAGATTAATCGCTACTTGGACGCTGTGATTAATGGAAAGCAACCAAGTCCACCCCCATCGAGCCAAGACTGTGGTCCAGGTGTACTTCTGCTTGTGGGTAAGTGGTGCGCCTCACCAGAGGAGTTCGATGCGGCTGCAGCAGCCTTTTGGGCTACGGCACAGAAGCAGGTAATGTGTATTTTCGATTGTGAAGTAACGGCGCACGCGTGCCTTTGTGTCGACGGTGCACTGCTTGGCGCAGCGCAACTGATTCCGCTCGACAAGGTTAAGTGCTTCGAGGCGCTGAAGCTGAGATTAATCAAGGGTAGCGCCGATACCACGAACTTCGGACGAATAGTCGCGGAGCTGGTGCGACAGAAGCTGGGTTGCACGAGGGCTGCCGAGTTTATGCACAAGGTCATGAATGAGATCAAGCGAACGAGACTCGGTCCGGGATTGCGCACGTCGATCGTTGCGGTGGAATCGGGGATCGCCATCGTCTGCTCAGTGAAGTGCTTACTCGACGATTCTTATAGGCAGTGA
- a CDS encoding transposase: MQALFDFVLTRETPPRVIGDKAYDSDKLDEELAQRGMEMIAPHRGNRKPENVTQDRRPLQRAKRRWTVERTISWIQNYRRLCIRWEKSSCLFSGFLHMTCTLLLLSEVLR, encoded by the coding sequence GTGCAGGCGCTGTTCGACTTCGTGCTGACGCGCGAGACGCCGCCGCGCGTGATCGGCGACAAGGCGTACGACAGCGACAAGCTCGACGAAGAGCTCGCACAGCGCGGCATGGAAATGATCGCGCCGCATCGCGGCAACCGCAAGCCGGAGAATGTGACACAGGACCGCCGGCCGCTGCAGCGCGCCAAGCGGCGCTGGACGGTGGAGCGGACGATCTCCTGGATCCAGAACTACCGTCGGCTCTGCATCCGTTGGGAGAAGTCGAGCTGCCTGTTCAGCGGCTTCTTGCATATGACCTGTACGCTTCTCTTGCTTTCAGAGGTTTTGAGATAG
- a CDS encoding transposase, which yields MLTLTNEQLDWLADRIPDRPKSPKGGRPVADKRRTLRGIFWMLDNGAKWKDLPREFGARATVHRWFRRLDARRAL from the coding sequence ATGTTGACACTCACGAATGAGCAATTGGATTGGCTGGCGGACAGGATTCCGGATCGGCCGAAGAGTCCGAAGGGCGGACGGCCCGTCGCGGACAAGCGGCGGACGCTGCGCGGCATCTTCTGGATGCTGGACAACGGCGCGAAGTGGAAGGACCTGCCGCGCGAGTTCGGCGCGCGGGCCACGGTGCACCGTTGGTTCCGGCGGCTGGACGCGCGAAGGGCTCTTTGA
- a CDS encoding transposase: MIGDKAYDSDKLDEELAQRGMEMIAPHRGNRKPENVTQDRLPLQRAKRRWTVERTISWIQNYRRLCIRWEKSSCLFSGFLHMTCTLLLLSEVLR, translated from the coding sequence GTGATCGGCGACAAGGCGTACGACAGCGACAAGCTCGACGAAGAGCTCGCACAGCGCGGCATGGAAATGATCGCGCCGCATCGCGGCAACCGCAAGCCGGAGAATGTGACACAGGACCGCCTGCCGCTGCAGCGCGCCAAGCGGCGCTGGACGGTGGAGCGGACGATCTCCTGGATCCAGAACTACCGCCGGCTCTGCATCCGTTGGGAGAAGTCGAGCTGCCTGTTCAGCGGCTTCTTGCATATGACCTGTACGCTTCTCTTGCTTTCAGAGGTTTTGAGATAG